In Populus nigra chromosome 1, ddPopNigr1.1, whole genome shotgun sequence, one genomic interval encodes:
- the LOC133681188 gene encoding uncharacterized protein LOC133681188 — MATTTNPIKILSPNSRLLLTKPFCITSLTCPTLFNRATTSLHKPLLVVKCSSNSSEEIGPINGNNLKDALSGMVDKQVEELLNRQENRVLLDGLEKASQRVEMARRELAEIERQELEAKQLRDYINQLESRASEIAECQQEILEARAMVEEAERSLSLNNDGDALESKEISRDQERLESIKAGFVSALVGTLAGLPISLTQVTSNAQLILPSTITFISCALFGLTFRYAVRRDLDNFQLKTGTAAAFGIVKGLATLAGGQPLELDPESFLSHAFNGAKYVSENLLIFAFAAVSLDFCFKMGLLSPFPMTRSASRTNIE, encoded by the exons ATGGCCACAACAACCAACCCCATTAAAATCCTCTCTCCAAACTCCAGACTCCTCCTCACAAAGCCCTTCTGTATCACATCTCTAACATGTCCAACACTCTTCAACAGAGCCACAACTTCACTGCACAAACCTTTACTTGTAGTAAAATGCAGCAGCAATAGCTCAGAAGAGATAGGACCAATTAATGGTAATAATTTGAAGGATGCATTGTCTGGTATGGTGGACAAGCAAGTGGAGGAACTTTTAAACAGACAAGAGAATAGGGTGTTGCTTGACGGGTTAGAGAAGGCATCGCAAAGAGTGGAAATGGCTAGAAGAGAACTTGCTGAGATTGAAAGACAGGAACTTGAGGCTAAACAATTGAGGGATTATATTAACCAGCTTGAAAGTAGAGCTTCTGAG ATTGCAGAATGTCAGCAGGAGATCTTAGAGGCAAGAGCCATGGTTGAAGAAGCAGAACGTTCGCTGTCACTTAATAATGATGGGGATGCTTTAGAGAGCAAGGAGATTAGCAGAGATCAAGAGAGACTGGAGTCCATAAAGGCAGGTTTTGTATCTGCACTTGTCGGCACCCTTGCTGGGCTCCCCATTTCTCTCACTCAAGTGACCAGCAATGCTCAGCTAATACTTCCGTCCACAATCACCTTCATTAGCTGTGCATTATTCGGCTTAACCTTTCGATATGCAGTAAGAAGAGACTTGGACAATTTTCAGCTGAAGACGGGGACAGCTGCAGCTTTTGGCATTGTGAAAG GTCTTGCTACACTAGCTGGAGGACAGCCATTGGAGCTCGATCCTGAAAGCTTCTTGTCCCATGCCTTTAATGGTGCAAAGTATGTATCAGAGAATCTTTTGATCTTTGCTTTTGCTGCTGTTAGTCTGGATTTCTGCTTTAAGATGGGGCTTTTAAGTCCCTTTCCTATGACAAGGTCAGCTTCAAGGACTAACATAGAATGA
- the LOC133679342 gene encoding metal-nicotianamine transporter YSL1, with the protein MKIEEAIEKKEIEREEMEMEMEVDPQDEPEGSRRPQPWTKQITVRGFTASILIGAIYSVIVMKLNLTTGLAPNFNVSAALLAFVFVRSWTKMLRRAGFVVKPFTRQENTMIQTCAVACYSLAHGGGFASYLLGLNRKTYELSGVHTEGNPSTSIKEPGFGWMCGYLFLVCFVGLFVLIPLRKILIVDMNLTFPSGMATAVLINGFHSRGNKMAKKQVRGFMKYFSISFLWAFFQWFYSGKEGCGFSQFPTFGLKAWKHTFFFDFNTTFIGAGMLVSHLVNLSLLLGAVLSYGVMWPLIGQLKGDWFPASLEETSMKSLYGYKVFLAVALILGDGLYTFVKVMVCTIINVHGRVRDKKLSAASVDHQKKHLDDQRVNETFLRETIPLWVAVIGYVAFSILSVIAVPIIFPQLKWYYVIAAYVLAPSLAFCNAYGAGLTDINMAYNYGKIALFVLAAVSGRENGVVAALAGCGLVKSVLSVACILMQDFKTAQMTSTSPRAMFLSQVVGTAIGCIAAPSSFFLFYKAFDVGNPYGEFKAPYALIYRNMAILGVDGFSALPQHCLQLCYGFFAFAIAINLVRDFSPQKIGQWMPLPMVMGVPFLIGASFAIDMSIGSLIVLIWHKRDTKKAEFMVPAVASGLICGEGLWTLPEAVLALAQVKPPICMKFVAS; encoded by the exons ATGAAGATTGAAGAagcaatagaaaagaaagagattgagagggaggagatggagatggagatggaGGTAGATCCACAAGATGAACCAGAAGGGTCAAGGAGACCTCAACCATGGACAAAGCAAATCACAGTAAGAGGGTTCACAGCGAGCATTCTTATTGGAGCCATCTACAGTGTGATAGTTATGAAGCTAAACCTCACAACTGGGCTGGCTCCAAATTTTAATGTCTCTGCTGCACTTCTTGCTTTTGTATTTGTTCGATCTTGGACAAAAATGCTTCGAAGGGCAGGATTTGTAGTCAAACCCTTTACTCGGCAAGAGAATACAATGATACAAACCTGTGCAGTTGCATGCTATAGCCTAGCACATGGAG GTGGATTTGCTTCTTATCTTTTGGGGTTGAACAGGAAGACATATGAGTTGTCAGGGGTGCATACTGAAGGAAATCCTTCAACTTCTATAAAGGAACCTGGATTTGGTTGGATGTGTGGATACCTGTTCCTAGTTTGCTTTGTTGGTCTTTTTGTGTTGATTCCACTTAGAAAG ATTCTGATAGTAGACATGAATTTAACGTTTCCAAGTGGCATGGCAACTGCAGTTCTCATCAATGGTTTCCATAGCAGAGGAAATAAGATGgcaaa GAAACAAGTTCGTGGATTCATGAAGTACTTTTCAATCAGCTTCTTATGGGCATTTTTTCAGTGGTTTTACTCTGGGAAAGAAGGATGTGGATTCTCACAGTTCCCTACTTTTGGGTTGAAAGCTTGGAAGCACAC atttttctttgattttaacaCCACTTTCATTGGAGCTGGAATGCTTGTTTCTCATCTAGTGAACTTGTCTTTGCTTCTTGGAGCTGTGCTCTCATATGGGGTTATGTGGCCACTTATTGGTCAACTTAAGGGAGACTGGTTTCCAGCTTCTTTAGAAGAAACTAGCATGAAGAGCTTGTATGGTTACAAG GTTTTCTTAGCAGTTGCTCTCATCCTAGGAGATGGGCTCTACACTTTCGTTAAGGTAATGGTTTGTACAATCATCAATGTTCATGGCAGAGTACGGGACAAGAAACTCAGTGCAG CATCTGTGGATCACCAGAAGAAGCACCTTGATGATCAAAGAGTAAATGAAACGTTCCTCAGAGAGACAATACCTTTGTGGGTAGCAGTCATTGGATACGTAGCCTTCTCTATTCTATCCGTAATTGCAGTGCCAATCATATTCCCTCAGCTTAAGTGGTATTATGTCATTGCCGCTTATGTTCTTGCTCCATCTTTAGCATTTTGCAATGCCTATGGAGCTGGTCTAACCGATATAAACATGGCCTATAATTATGGGAAAATTGCGCTCTTTGTGCTAGCAGCGGTATCCGGGAGAGAGAATGGTGTGGTGGCAGCACTTGCCGGATGTGGCCTTGTTAAATCTGTTCTTTCTGTTGCTTGCATCCTGATGCAGGATTTCAAAACAGCACAAATGACATCCACCTCCCCCAGAGCAATGTTTTTGAGCCAGGTTGTTGGCACAGCAATTGGGTGCATCGCAGCTCCTAGCAGTTTTTTCCTATTTTACAAGGCATTTGATGTTGGAAATCCATATGGAGAATTTAAAGCTCCTTATGCCCTAATTTACAGAAACATGGCAATTCTAGGTGTTGATGGTTTCTCAGCTCTGCCCCAACATTGCTTGCAGCTATGCTATGGTTTCTTTGCTTTTGCTATAGCAATTAACCTGGTGAGAGATTTTTCACCTCAGAAGATCGGACAATGGATGCCACTTCCTATGGTCATGGGTGTTCCATTTCTCATTGGTGCTTCCTTTGCGATAGATATGAGTATTGGAAgtttgattgttttaatatggcATAAACGAGACACCAAGAAAGCTGAGTTCATGGTTCCTGCCGTCGCCTCAGGATTAATCTGTGGAGAAGGGCTGTGGACTCTTCCTGAAGCTGTTCTTGCTTTGGCCCAAGTAAAGCCACCTATCTGCATGAAATTTGTAGCTTCCTAG
- the LOC133679346 gene encoding rab GTPase-activating protein 22-like isoform X4, whose amino-acid sequence MVLSNPKKHILIFPLSHSVISVISLFMLFSFSTGGGVFCKWVVFAEASTGSTGSGRKGWIVGGAGGGFWGAATAPSNVGIAIAVTAMAGIALAGTVQKPLMKALRRSHTPSSSSSSPSNSSSPSSSSSWIHLRSILLVVASSSSSSSSSSSSPVSTNRGGLKSPWSRRRRKQALLPKQWKSLSMPDGKLCDGGVKFLKKARSGGIDPSLRPEVWPFLLGIYDVNSSKEERDCIRDQKRKDYENLRKQCRRKLKRNDRSFKAKEAAEISSAEVSGDLSQVMDSPRLEDVASSRRSPSAEQGNLAAEDLDCPDQAPQGSDSILEGDGGSVVTYEDGLAGDTESSDSDSSEEPEIAESFLATEFTGENDFHLPSWGNSSPSETEIKLKLQKDEDFATWQRIMRVDAVRANGEWIMYSPSQAAVPEMKARRLAESVGLQDYDHLEPNRIFHAARLVTILEAYALFDPEIGYCQGMSDLLSPIIAVMEEDFLAFWCFVGFMKKARHNFRLDEVGIRRQLGIVSKIIKCKDSHLYKHLEKLQAEDCFFVYRMVVVLFRRELNLDQTLCLWEVMWADQAAIRVGIARSAWGRMRLRAPPSDDLLLYAIAACVLQRRKLIIEKYSSMDEIMRECNSMAGQLDVWKLLDDAHDLVVNLHDKI is encoded by the exons ATGGTGTTGTCGAATCCAAAAAAGCATATACTCATATTTCCGCTATCCCACAGTGTCATCTCTGTCATTTCACTGTTCATGCTCTTCTCCTTCTCCACCGGTGGCGGTGTCTTTTGTAAATGGGTTGTGTTCGCCGAAGCTAGCACTGGAAGCACCGGGTCAGGGAGGAAGGGCTGGATTGTTGGTGGCGCTGGCGGTGGTTTCTGGGGCGCCGCTACGGCTCCTTCCAATGTTGGTATCGCCATCGCTGTCACGGCCATGGCCGGTATCGCCTTGGCCGGCACCGTC CAGAAACCGTTGATGAAAGCCTTAAGGCGAAGCCACACTCCttcctcttcatcttcttcgCCGTCAAATTCCTCCTCACCGTCGTCATCTTCATCGTGGATTCATTTGAGAtcaattttattagttgttGCTTCCTCTTCATCGTcgtcttcatcatcttcttcctcaCCAGTTTCCACTAATCG GGGTGGACTTAAATCACCTTGGTCGCGTAGGAGAAGAAAACAAGCGCTTTTACCAAAGCAATGGAAAAGTTTATCTATGCCTGATGGGAAACTGTGTGATGGTGGTGTTAAGTTTCTGAAGAAAGCACGAAGTGGG GGTATTGATCCAAGTCTTAGACCAGAGGTTTGGCCATTTCTCCTTGGAAT CTATGATGTGAACAGTTCCAAGGAAGAAAGAGATTGCATCAGAGATCAGAAAAG AAAAGATTATGAGAATCTACGGAAACAGTGCCGGCGGAAGCTCAAACGCAATGACAGGAGTTTTAAGGCCAAGGAAGCTGCTGAAATCAGCAGCGCTGAGGTTAGTGGGGACTTGAGTCAAGTTATGGATTCTCCTAGATTAGAAGATGTTGCTAGTTCCAGGAGGTCACCTTCTGCTGAGCAAGGCAACTTAGCTGCTGAGGATTTGGATTGCCCCGACCAAGCCCCTCAGGGCTCTGACTCAATATTGGAAGGAGATGGTGGTAGTGTGGTCACTTATGAAGATGGCTTGGCTGGAGACACAGAGTCAAGTGATTCTGATTCCTCTGAAGAACCTGAAATTGCAGAATCTTTTCTTGCAACTGAATTTACTGGTGAAAATGATTTTCATCTGCCTTCTTGGGGGAATTCCTCTCCCTCTGAGACAGAAATTAAGTTGAAACTGCAGAAAGATGAGGATTTTGCCACATGGCAGAGAATCATGCGTGTTGATGCAGTGCGGGCAAATGGTGAATGGATAATGTACTCACCATCTCAGGCTGCAGTACCAGAGATGAAGGCACGGCGGTTGGCTGAGAGTGTAGGGTTGCAGGACTATGATCACTTGGAGCCAAACAGGATCTTTCATGCTGCTCGCCTTGTTACTATCCTTGAGGCATATGCACTTTTTGATCCTGAGATTGGTTACTGTCAAGGAATGAGCGATTTACTCTCACCCATTATTGCAGTGATGGAGGAGGATTTTTTAGCCTTCTGGTGTTTTGTGGGCTTCATGAAGAAAGCTCGGCATAATTTCCGGCTTGATGAAGTGGGAATCCGGAGGCAATTGGGTATTGTTTCCAAGATAATCAAGTGCAAGGATAGCCATCTCTACAAGCACCTGGAGAAGCTTCAAGCGGAAGACTGCTTCTTTGTGTACAGAATGGTGGTAGTCCTTTTCAGAAGGGAGTTAAACCTTGATCAAACACTCTGCCTCTGGGAGGTGATGTGGGCAGACCAAGCAGCAATACGGGTAGGGATTGCCAGGTCTGCCTGGGGGAGGATGAGGCTAAGGGCGCCTCCTAGTGATGATCTGCTGCTTTATGCAATAGCAGCTTGTGTGCTGCAGAGGAGGAAACTGATCATTGAGAAGTACAGCAGTATGGATGAGATCATGAGAGAGTGCAATAGCATGGCTGGGCAGTTGGATGTCTGGAAGCTTCTCGATGATGCCCATGACTTGGTGGTCAACCTGCACGACAAGATTTAA
- the LOC133679346 gene encoding rab GTPase-activating protein 22-like isoform X2 — protein MLMQQKPLMKALRRSHTPSSSSSSPSNSSSPSSSSSWIHLRSILLVVASSSSSSSSSSSSPVSTNRGGLKSPWSRRRRKQALLPKQWKSLSMPDGKLCDGGVKFLKKARSGGIDPSLRPEVWPFLLGIYDVNSSKEERDCIRDQKRKDYENLRKQCRRKLKRNDRSFKAKEAAEISSAEVSGDLSQVMDSPRLEDVASSRRSPSAEQGNLAAEDLDCPDQAPQGSDSILEGDGGSVVTYEDGLAGDTESSDSDSSEEPEIAESFLATEFTGENDFHLPSWGNSSPSETEIKLKLQKDEDFATWQRIMRVDAVRANGEWIMYSPSQAAVPEMKARRLAESVGLQDYDHLEPNRIFHAARLVTILEAYALFDPEIGYCQGMSDLLSPIIAVMEEDFLAFWCFVGFMKKARHNFRLDEVGIRRQLGIVSKIIKCKDSHLYKHLEKLQAEDCFFVYRMVVVLFRRELNLDQTLCLWEVMWADQAAIRVGIARSAWGRMRLRAPPSDDLLLYAIAACVLQRRKLIIEKYSSMDEIMRECNSMAGQLDVWKLLDDAHDLVVNLHDKI, from the exons ATGTTGATGCAGCAGAAACCGTTGATGAAAGCCTTAAGGCGAAGCCACACTCCttcctcttcatcttcttcgCCGTCAAATTCCTCCTCACCGTCGTCATCTTCATCGTGGATTCATTTGAGAtcaattttattagttgttGCTTCCTCTTCATCGTcgtcttcatcatcttcttcctcaCCAGTTTCCACTAATCG GGGTGGACTTAAATCACCTTGGTCGCGTAGGAGAAGAAAACAAGCGCTTTTACCAAAGCAATGGAAAAGTTTATCTATGCCTGATGGGAAACTGTGTGATGGTGGTGTTAAGTTTCTGAAGAAAGCACGAAGTGGG GGTATTGATCCAAGTCTTAGACCAGAGGTTTGGCCATTTCTCCTTGGAAT CTATGATGTGAACAGTTCCAAGGAAGAAAGAGATTGCATCAGAGATCAGAAAAG AAAAGATTATGAGAATCTACGGAAACAGTGCCGGCGGAAGCTCAAACGCAATGACAGGAGTTTTAAGGCCAAGGAAGCTGCTGAAATCAGCAGCGCTGAGGTTAGTGGGGACTTGAGTCAAGTTATGGATTCTCCTAGATTAGAAGATGTTGCTAGTTCCAGGAGGTCACCTTCTGCTGAGCAAGGCAACTTAGCTGCTGAGGATTTGGATTGCCCCGACCAAGCCCCTCAGGGCTCTGACTCAATATTGGAAGGAGATGGTGGTAGTGTGGTCACTTATGAAGATGGCTTGGCTGGAGACACAGAGTCAAGTGATTCTGATTCCTCTGAAGAACCTGAAATTGCAGAATCTTTTCTTGCAACTGAATTTACTGGTGAAAATGATTTTCATCTGCCTTCTTGGGGGAATTCCTCTCCCTCTGAGACAGAAATTAAGTTGAAACTGCAGAAAGATGAGGATTTTGCCACATGGCAGAGAATCATGCGTGTTGATGCAGTGCGGGCAAATGGTGAATGGATAATGTACTCACCATCTCAGGCTGCAGTACCAGAGATGAAGGCACGGCGGTTGGCTGAGAGTGTAGGGTTGCAGGACTATGATCACTTGGAGCCAAACAGGATCTTTCATGCTGCTCGCCTTGTTACTATCCTTGAGGCATATGCACTTTTTGATCCTGAGATTGGTTACTGTCAAGGAATGAGCGATTTACTCTCACCCATTATTGCAGTGATGGAGGAGGATTTTTTAGCCTTCTGGTGTTTTGTGGGCTTCATGAAGAAAGCTCGGCATAATTTCCGGCTTGATGAAGTGGGAATCCGGAGGCAATTGGGTATTGTTTCCAAGATAATCAAGTGCAAGGATAGCCATCTCTACAAGCACCTGGAGAAGCTTCAAGCGGAAGACTGCTTCTTTGTGTACAGAATGGTGGTAGTCCTTTTCAGAAGGGAGTTAAACCTTGATCAAACACTCTGCCTCTGGGAGGTGATGTGGGCAGACCAAGCAGCAATACGGGTAGGGATTGCCAGGTCTGCCTGGGGGAGGATGAGGCTAAGGGCGCCTCCTAGTGATGATCTGCTGCTTTATGCAATAGCAGCTTGTGTGCTGCAGAGGAGGAAACTGATCATTGAGAAGTACAGCAGTATGGATGAGATCATGAGAGAGTGCAATAGCATGGCTGGGCAGTTGGATGTCTGGAAGCTTCTCGATGATGCCCATGACTTGGTGGTCAACCTGCACGACAAGATTTAA
- the LOC133679346 gene encoding rab GTPase-activating protein 22-like isoform X1, with protein MVLSNPKKHILIFPLSHSVISVISLFMLFSFSTGGGVFCKWVVFAEASTGSTGSGRKGWIVGGAGGGFWGAATAPSNVGIAIAVTAMAGIALAGTVVYSRRGGLKSPWSRRRRKQALLPKQWKSLSMPDGKLCDGGVKFLKKARSGGIDPSLRPEVWPFLLGIYDVNSSKEERDCIRDQKRKDYENLRKQCRRKLKRNDRSFKAKEAAEISSAEVSGDLSQVMDSPRLEDVASSRRSPSAEQGNLAAEDLDCPDQAPQGSDSILEGDGGSVVTYEDGLAGDTESSDSDSSEEPEIAESFLATEFTGENDFHLPSWGNSSPSETEIKLKLQKDEDFATWQRIMRVDAVRANGEWIMYSPSQAAVPEMKARRLAESVGLQDYDHLEPNRIFHAARLVTILEAYALFDPEIGYCQGMSDLLSPIIAVMEEDFLAFWCFVGFMKKARHNFRLDEVGIRRQLGIVSKIIKCKDSHLYKHLEKLQAEDCFFVYRMVVVLFRRELNLDQTLCLWEVMWADQAAIRVGIARSAWGRMRLRAPPSDDLLLYAIAACVLQRRKLIIEKYSSMDEIMRECNSMAGQLDVWKLLDDAHDLVVNLHDKI; from the exons ATGGTGTTGTCGAATCCAAAAAAGCATATACTCATATTTCCGCTATCCCACAGTGTCATCTCTGTCATTTCACTGTTCATGCTCTTCTCCTTCTCCACCGGTGGCGGTGTCTTTTGTAAATGGGTTGTGTTCGCCGAAGCTAGCACTGGAAGCACCGGGTCAGGGAGGAAGGGCTGGATTGTTGGTGGCGCTGGCGGTGGTTTCTGGGGCGCCGCTACGGCTCCTTCCAATGTTGGTATCGCCATCGCTGTCACGGCCATGGCCGGTATCGCCTTGGCCGGCACCGTCGTCTATTCTCGTAG GGGTGGACTTAAATCACCTTGGTCGCGTAGGAGAAGAAAACAAGCGCTTTTACCAAAGCAATGGAAAAGTTTATCTATGCCTGATGGGAAACTGTGTGATGGTGGTGTTAAGTTTCTGAAGAAAGCACGAAGTGGG GGTATTGATCCAAGTCTTAGACCAGAGGTTTGGCCATTTCTCCTTGGAAT CTATGATGTGAACAGTTCCAAGGAAGAAAGAGATTGCATCAGAGATCAGAAAAG AAAAGATTATGAGAATCTACGGAAACAGTGCCGGCGGAAGCTCAAACGCAATGACAGGAGTTTTAAGGCCAAGGAAGCTGCTGAAATCAGCAGCGCTGAGGTTAGTGGGGACTTGAGTCAAGTTATGGATTCTCCTAGATTAGAAGATGTTGCTAGTTCCAGGAGGTCACCTTCTGCTGAGCAAGGCAACTTAGCTGCTGAGGATTTGGATTGCCCCGACCAAGCCCCTCAGGGCTCTGACTCAATATTGGAAGGAGATGGTGGTAGTGTGGTCACTTATGAAGATGGCTTGGCTGGAGACACAGAGTCAAGTGATTCTGATTCCTCTGAAGAACCTGAAATTGCAGAATCTTTTCTTGCAACTGAATTTACTGGTGAAAATGATTTTCATCTGCCTTCTTGGGGGAATTCCTCTCCCTCTGAGACAGAAATTAAGTTGAAACTGCAGAAAGATGAGGATTTTGCCACATGGCAGAGAATCATGCGTGTTGATGCAGTGCGGGCAAATGGTGAATGGATAATGTACTCACCATCTCAGGCTGCAGTACCAGAGATGAAGGCACGGCGGTTGGCTGAGAGTGTAGGGTTGCAGGACTATGATCACTTGGAGCCAAACAGGATCTTTCATGCTGCTCGCCTTGTTACTATCCTTGAGGCATATGCACTTTTTGATCCTGAGATTGGTTACTGTCAAGGAATGAGCGATTTACTCTCACCCATTATTGCAGTGATGGAGGAGGATTTTTTAGCCTTCTGGTGTTTTGTGGGCTTCATGAAGAAAGCTCGGCATAATTTCCGGCTTGATGAAGTGGGAATCCGGAGGCAATTGGGTATTGTTTCCAAGATAATCAAGTGCAAGGATAGCCATCTCTACAAGCACCTGGAGAAGCTTCAAGCGGAAGACTGCTTCTTTGTGTACAGAATGGTGGTAGTCCTTTTCAGAAGGGAGTTAAACCTTGATCAAACACTCTGCCTCTGGGAGGTGATGTGGGCAGACCAAGCAGCAATACGGGTAGGGATTGCCAGGTCTGCCTGGGGGAGGATGAGGCTAAGGGCGCCTCCTAGTGATGATCTGCTGCTTTATGCAATAGCAGCTTGTGTGCTGCAGAGGAGGAAACTGATCATTGAGAAGTACAGCAGTATGGATGAGATCATGAGAGAGTGCAATAGCATGGCTGGGCAGTTGGATGTCTGGAAGCTTCTCGATGATGCCCATGACTTGGTGGTCAACCTGCACGACAAGATTTAA
- the LOC133679346 gene encoding rab GTPase-activating protein 22-like isoform X3 — protein sequence MKALRRSHTPSSSSSSPSNSSSPSSSSSWIHLRSILLVVASSSSSSSSSSSSPVSTNRGGLKSPWSRRRRKQALLPKQWKSLSMPDGKLCDGGVKFLKKARSGGIDPSLRPEVWPFLLGIYDVNSSKEERDCIRDQKRKDYENLRKQCRRKLKRNDRSFKAKEAAEISSAEVSGDLSQVMDSPRLEDVASSRRSPSAEQGNLAAEDLDCPDQAPQGSDSILEGDGGSVVTYEDGLAGDTESSDSDSSEEPEIAESFLATEFTGENDFHLPSWGNSSPSETEIKLKLQKDEDFATWQRIMRVDAVRANGEWIMYSPSQAAVPEMKARRLAESVGLQDYDHLEPNRIFHAARLVTILEAYALFDPEIGYCQGMSDLLSPIIAVMEEDFLAFWCFVGFMKKARHNFRLDEVGIRRQLGIVSKIIKCKDSHLYKHLEKLQAEDCFFVYRMVVVLFRRELNLDQTLCLWEVMWADQAAIRVGIARSAWGRMRLRAPPSDDLLLYAIAACVLQRRKLIIEKYSSMDEIMRECNSMAGQLDVWKLLDDAHDLVVNLHDKI from the exons ATGAAAGCCTTAAGGCGAAGCCACACTCCttcctcttcatcttcttcgCCGTCAAATTCCTCCTCACCGTCGTCATCTTCATCGTGGATTCATTTGAGAtcaattttattagttgttGCTTCCTCTTCATCGTcgtcttcatcatcttcttcctcaCCAGTTTCCACTAATCG GGGTGGACTTAAATCACCTTGGTCGCGTAGGAGAAGAAAACAAGCGCTTTTACCAAAGCAATGGAAAAGTTTATCTATGCCTGATGGGAAACTGTGTGATGGTGGTGTTAAGTTTCTGAAGAAAGCACGAAGTGGG GGTATTGATCCAAGTCTTAGACCAGAGGTTTGGCCATTTCTCCTTGGAAT CTATGATGTGAACAGTTCCAAGGAAGAAAGAGATTGCATCAGAGATCAGAAAAG AAAAGATTATGAGAATCTACGGAAACAGTGCCGGCGGAAGCTCAAACGCAATGACAGGAGTTTTAAGGCCAAGGAAGCTGCTGAAATCAGCAGCGCTGAGGTTAGTGGGGACTTGAGTCAAGTTATGGATTCTCCTAGATTAGAAGATGTTGCTAGTTCCAGGAGGTCACCTTCTGCTGAGCAAGGCAACTTAGCTGCTGAGGATTTGGATTGCCCCGACCAAGCCCCTCAGGGCTCTGACTCAATATTGGAAGGAGATGGTGGTAGTGTGGTCACTTATGAAGATGGCTTGGCTGGAGACACAGAGTCAAGTGATTCTGATTCCTCTGAAGAACCTGAAATTGCAGAATCTTTTCTTGCAACTGAATTTACTGGTGAAAATGATTTTCATCTGCCTTCTTGGGGGAATTCCTCTCCCTCTGAGACAGAAATTAAGTTGAAACTGCAGAAAGATGAGGATTTTGCCACATGGCAGAGAATCATGCGTGTTGATGCAGTGCGGGCAAATGGTGAATGGATAATGTACTCACCATCTCAGGCTGCAGTACCAGAGATGAAGGCACGGCGGTTGGCTGAGAGTGTAGGGTTGCAGGACTATGATCACTTGGAGCCAAACAGGATCTTTCATGCTGCTCGCCTTGTTACTATCCTTGAGGCATATGCACTTTTTGATCCTGAGATTGGTTACTGTCAAGGAATGAGCGATTTACTCTCACCCATTATTGCAGTGATGGAGGAGGATTTTTTAGCCTTCTGGTGTTTTGTGGGCTTCATGAAGAAAGCTCGGCATAATTTCCGGCTTGATGAAGTGGGAATCCGGAGGCAATTGGGTATTGTTTCCAAGATAATCAAGTGCAAGGATAGCCATCTCTACAAGCACCTGGAGAAGCTTCAAGCGGAAGACTGCTTCTTTGTGTACAGAATGGTGGTAGTCCTTTTCAGAAGGGAGTTAAACCTTGATCAAACACTCTGCCTCTGGGAGGTGATGTGGGCAGACCAAGCAGCAATACGGGTAGGGATTGCCAGGTCTGCCTGGGGGAGGATGAGGCTAAGGGCGCCTCCTAGTGATGATCTGCTGCTTTATGCAATAGCAGCTTGTGTGCTGCAGAGGAGGAAACTGATCATTGAGAAGTACAGCAGTATGGATGAGATCATGAGAGAGTGCAATAGCATGGCTGGGCAGTTGGATGTCTGGAAGCTTCTCGATGATGCCCATGACTTGGTGGTCAACCTGCACGACAAGATTTAA